One Coffea arabica cultivar ET-39 chromosome 5e, Coffea Arabica ET-39 HiFi, whole genome shotgun sequence DNA segment encodes these proteins:
- the LOC113687930 gene encoding zinc finger CCCH domain-containing protein 13 isoform X1 codes for MVERKLYKTKLCVLYQKGHCHRQTCSFAHGSTELRRSFNGRRDNRVSDLRDRLDRRRSPPHRYSPGRDAQGKHASHGDSPRGREGMRKRRKKQHIDGESEFSGSLRLFEGTEDKMKEPRRASFEPKDLLDEQLRKAQSEFKILEDHRRELEIYLEERNLEANRITSKIQELEMQLSQEKEESERVASKIKKFIKAYNRQMRLEDELKRSQTQVQKLCEQLSLDLSRSGAMEEDPGIKNRSYEGSGNDVSPKVELQKNISPSNKRPRVHSEVDDMSNQVISRKDQGLVMGKVRLEKMSRWNPQSKNYKKAEISSTGKNASRPLADEYKSKKAKTSSADISVFDKSKVSESGLALPSTSMAAHAIDDVADIVETEEKFEGTGNLITDEKEAAFKIPPSPLPPPPPPPIPQNAHVQYQGDDENVDIDGTEEETVEVDVV; via the exons ATGGTGGAGAGAAAGCTTTACAAAACGAAGCTATGCGTATTATACCAGAAAGGCCACTGCCATCGCCAGACCTGCTCCTTCGCTCATGGAAGCACCGAGCTCCGCCGCTCCTTCAATG GTAGGCGAGACAATCGTGTTAGTGACTTGAGAGATAGGCTTGATAGAAGGCGTTCGCCACCCCACAGATACTCCCCTGGTAGAGATGCACAAGGGAAGCATGCTTCCCATG GAGATAGTCCTCGAGGACGGGAGGGAATGAG GAAACGAAGAAAGAAACAACACATAGATGGCGAAAGTGAATTTTCTGGAAGTTTGAGATTGTTTGAGGGAACCGAAGATAAAATGAAAGAGCCAAGACGGGCATCTTTTGAACCCAAAGATCTTCTTGATGAGCAG CTAAGGAAAGCTCAATCTGAGTTTAAGATTCTGGAGGACCACAGAAGAGAACTGGAG ATTTACCTGGAAGAGAGGAATCTGGAAGCAAAcaggataacttcaaaaatcCAAGAGCTTGAAATGCAACTGAGCCAGGAAAAAGAGGAATCTGAAAG GGTGGCCTCAAAGATTAAGAAGTTCATCAAAGCATATAATCGGCAGATGCGTCTAGAAGATGAACTCAAAAG GTCACAGACTCAAGTTCAGAAGCTTTGTGAACAGCTTTCGTTGGATTTGTCTCGATCTGGTGCCATGGAGGAGGATCCTGGCATCAAGAATAGGAGTTATGAAGGGAGTGGGAATGATGTAAGCCCAAAAGTTGAGCTACAAAAGAACATATCTCCAAGTAATAAAAGGCCACGAGTTCATTCAGAAGTGGATGATATGTCAAATCAAG TGATCTCAAGAAAAGATCAAGGATTGGTTATGGGGAAAGTCAGATTGGAGAAGATGTCTAGATGGAATCCTCAGtccaaaaattataagaaagCTGAGATAAGTAGCACGGGAAAGAATGCATCAAGGCCCTTAGCAGATGAATACAAGTCCAAAAAGGCCAAAACTTCTTCAGCTGATATTTCTGTATTTGATAAG TCAAAGGTTTCTGAATCAGGTCTTGCTTTGCCCTCTACCAGCATGGCTGCCCATGCAATCGATGACGTTGCTGATATTGTTGAAACAGAGGAGAAGTTTGAGGGAACTGGAAACTTGATAACAGATGAAAAGGAAGCTGCATTTAAAATTCCACCATCGCCTTTACCACCTCCGCCACCTCCTCCTATTCCTCAAAATGCTCATGTACAG TACCAGGGGGATGATGAGAACGTAGATATAGACGGTACTGAGGAGGAAACAGTAGAAGTGGATGTTGTCTGA
- the LOC113687930 gene encoding zinc finger CCCH domain-containing protein 13 isoform X2 — MRKRRKKQHIDGESEFSGSLRLFEGTEDKMKEPRRASFEPKDLLDEQLRKAQSEFKILEDHRRELEIYLEERNLEANRITSKIQELEMQLSQEKEESERVASKIKKFIKAYNRQMRLEDELKRSQTQVQKLCEQLSLDLSRSGAMEEDPGIKNRSYEGSGNDVSPKVELQKNISPSNKRPRVHSEVDDMSNQVISRKDQGLVMGKVRLEKMSRWNPQSKNYKKAEISSTGKNASRPLADEYKSKKAKTSSADISVFDKSKVSESGLALPSTSMAAHAIDDVADIVETEEKFEGTGNLITDEKEAAFKIPPSPLPPPPPPPIPQNAHVQYQGDDENVDIDGTEEETVEVDVV; from the exons ATGAG GAAACGAAGAAAGAAACAACACATAGATGGCGAAAGTGAATTTTCTGGAAGTTTGAGATTGTTTGAGGGAACCGAAGATAAAATGAAAGAGCCAAGACGGGCATCTTTTGAACCCAAAGATCTTCTTGATGAGCAG CTAAGGAAAGCTCAATCTGAGTTTAAGATTCTGGAGGACCACAGAAGAGAACTGGAG ATTTACCTGGAAGAGAGGAATCTGGAAGCAAAcaggataacttcaaaaatcCAAGAGCTTGAAATGCAACTGAGCCAGGAAAAAGAGGAATCTGAAAG GGTGGCCTCAAAGATTAAGAAGTTCATCAAAGCATATAATCGGCAGATGCGTCTAGAAGATGAACTCAAAAG GTCACAGACTCAAGTTCAGAAGCTTTGTGAACAGCTTTCGTTGGATTTGTCTCGATCTGGTGCCATGGAGGAGGATCCTGGCATCAAGAATAGGAGTTATGAAGGGAGTGGGAATGATGTAAGCCCAAAAGTTGAGCTACAAAAGAACATATCTCCAAGTAATAAAAGGCCACGAGTTCATTCAGAAGTGGATGATATGTCAAATCAAG TGATCTCAAGAAAAGATCAAGGATTGGTTATGGGGAAAGTCAGATTGGAGAAGATGTCTAGATGGAATCCTCAGtccaaaaattataagaaagCTGAGATAAGTAGCACGGGAAAGAATGCATCAAGGCCCTTAGCAGATGAATACAAGTCCAAAAAGGCCAAAACTTCTTCAGCTGATATTTCTGTATTTGATAAG TCAAAGGTTTCTGAATCAGGTCTTGCTTTGCCCTCTACCAGCATGGCTGCCCATGCAATCGATGACGTTGCTGATATTGTTGAAACAGAGGAGAAGTTTGAGGGAACTGGAAACTTGATAACAGATGAAAAGGAAGCTGCATTTAAAATTCCACCATCGCCTTTACCACCTCCGCCACCTCCTCCTATTCCTCAAAATGCTCATGTACAG TACCAGGGGGATGATGAGAACGTAGATATAGACGGTACTGAGGAGGAAACAGTAGAAGTGGATGTTGTCTGA
- the LOC113690274 gene encoding histone-lysine N-methyltransferase ATXR2 isoform X1, with translation MEPICPIDSSCSNQISLLLNPPSPPQVQKYFEELIKTRQSCGLEVRTNGKHGKGVYAKVDFKEGDLVLKDPVLFGIQHSSNKMDCLVCSHCFQFIGSVELQIGRKLYLRNLADASGSNSGKRKFSSALKDCSGQCNESRDHGDSDVEEYDVDRCGLSDSKSNTNVIPKDVIDSLMEGGLKLPHSDIVSLPAVVSCPGKCKEAYYCSQSCAEADWNLYHSLLCTGKGSKSLSTEALSVFIQHANETNDIFLLAAKVISFTILRYRKLKTVYFEEKEKHDAPSILGSCNFSLLLEAWEPVSMGYKRRWWNCISLPDDVDCHDEVAFRLQIKKLAFTSLQLLKAAIFDKECEPLFSLEIYGHIIGMFELNNLDLVVESPVENYFLYIDDLPDSEKEKAEKVTESFLDALGDEYSGCCEGTAFFPLQSCMNHSCNPNAKAFKREEDRDGEAVLVALQPIHKGEEVTISYIDEELPYEERQSLLADYGFRCRCPKCLDEELPS, from the exons ATGGAACCCATATGCCCAATTGATAGCAGCTGCTCCAACCAAATCTCACTTCTTCTCAATCCCCCTTCTCCTCCCCAAGTCCAG AAATATTTTGAGGAGCTTATAAAGACTAGACAATCTTGTGGGCTTGAAGTTAGAACCAATGGGAAGCATGGAAAAG GGGTTTATGCTAAGGTAGACTTCAAAGAAGGGGACCTTGTTTTGAAGGACCCAGTGCTCTTCGGAATCCAACATTCTTCAAATAAG ATGGATTGTTTAGTATGCAGTCACTGTTTTCAGTTTATAGGCTCAGTAGAGCTTCAAATAGGGAGGAAACTGTATCTACGAAATTTAGCTGATGCATCAGGAAGTAATAgtggaaagagaaaattttcaagCGCTTTAAAAGATTGTAGCGGTCAATGTAATGAATCACGTGATCATGGTGATTCAGATGTTGAAGAATATGATGTGGACCGATGTGGTCTGAGCGATTCCAAAAGTAATACTAATGTTATACCTAAAGATGTTATAGACTCGCTTATGGAGGGCGGCCTAAAATTGCCTCATTCTGATATTGTCTCATTGCCTGCGGTTGTGTCTTGTCCTGGTAAATGCAAGGAAGCATACTATTGCAG CCAATCATGTGCTGAGGCTGATTGGAACTTGTATCACTCTTTGCTTTGTACTGGGAAGGGATCCAAATCATTGAGCACTGAGGCACTTTCAGTATTCATACAACATGCTAATG AAACAAACGATATCTTCCTTCTTGCTGCCAAG GTGATCTCATTCACAATTTTGAGGTATAGGAAGTTGAAGACGgtttattttgaagaaaaagaaaagcatgatGCTCCCAGTATTTTGGGCAGTTgtaacttttctctcttgttagAGGCATGGGAGCCTGTGTCAATGGGATATAAGAGAAG GTGGTGGAACTGCATTTCCTTGCCCGATGATGTCGATTGCCATGACGAGGTTGCATTTAGGTTGCAAATAAAAAAGCTGGCATTTACG TCATTACAGCTCCTAAAGGCAGCTATATTTGACAAGGAATGTGAACCAT TATTTTCCCTTGAAATCTACGGTCACATTATCGGCATGTTTGAGCTAAATAACCT TGATTTGGTTGTAGAATCACCGGTAGAGAACTATTTCCTGTATATTGATGATCTTCCAGACTCAGAAAAG GAAAAAGCTGAAAAAGTTACAGAGTCTTTTCTGGATGCTCTTGGTGACGAGTATTCTGGTTGTTGTGAAG GGACTGCATTCTTTCCTTTGCAGAGTTGTATGAACCACTCCTGTAATCCTAATGCCAAAGCATTTAAACGAGAAGAG GATAGAGATGGCGAAGCAGTCCTTGTTGCCCTCCAACCAATTCACAAGGGAGAAGAG GTTACCATATCATATATAGATGAGGAGCTTCCTTATGAAGAAAGGCAGTCATTACTTGCAGATTATGGTTTTAGATGTAGATGCCCAAAATGTTTGGATGAAGAGCTGCCATCTTGA
- the LOC113690274 gene encoding histone-lysine N-methyltransferase ATXR2 isoform X2, with amino-acid sequence MEPICPIDSSCSNQISLLLNPPSPPQVQKYFEELIKTRQSCGLEVRTNGKHGKGVYAKVDFKEGDLVLKDPVLFGIQHSSNKMDCLVCSHCFQFIGSVELQIGRKLYLRNLADASGSNSGKRKFSSALKDCSGQCNESRDHGDSDVEEYDVDRCGLSDSKSNTNVIPKDVIDSLMEGGLKLPHSDIVSLPAVVSCPGKCKEAYYCSQSCAEADWNLYHSLLCTGKGSKSLSTEALSVFIQHANETNDIFLLAAKVISFTILRYRKLKTVYFEEKEKHDAPSILGSCNFSLLLEAWEPVSMGYKRRWWNCISLPDDVDCHDEVAFRLQIKKLAFTSLQLLKAAIFDKECEPLFSLEIYGHIIGMFELNNLDLVVESPVENYFLYIDDLPDSEKEKAEKVTESFLDALGDEYSGCCEGQWKFG; translated from the exons ATGGAACCCATATGCCCAATTGATAGCAGCTGCTCCAACCAAATCTCACTTCTTCTCAATCCCCCTTCTCCTCCCCAAGTCCAG AAATATTTTGAGGAGCTTATAAAGACTAGACAATCTTGTGGGCTTGAAGTTAGAACCAATGGGAAGCATGGAAAAG GGGTTTATGCTAAGGTAGACTTCAAAGAAGGGGACCTTGTTTTGAAGGACCCAGTGCTCTTCGGAATCCAACATTCTTCAAATAAG ATGGATTGTTTAGTATGCAGTCACTGTTTTCAGTTTATAGGCTCAGTAGAGCTTCAAATAGGGAGGAAACTGTATCTACGAAATTTAGCTGATGCATCAGGAAGTAATAgtggaaagagaaaattttcaagCGCTTTAAAAGATTGTAGCGGTCAATGTAATGAATCACGTGATCATGGTGATTCAGATGTTGAAGAATATGATGTGGACCGATGTGGTCTGAGCGATTCCAAAAGTAATACTAATGTTATACCTAAAGATGTTATAGACTCGCTTATGGAGGGCGGCCTAAAATTGCCTCATTCTGATATTGTCTCATTGCCTGCGGTTGTGTCTTGTCCTGGTAAATGCAAGGAAGCATACTATTGCAG CCAATCATGTGCTGAGGCTGATTGGAACTTGTATCACTCTTTGCTTTGTACTGGGAAGGGATCCAAATCATTGAGCACTGAGGCACTTTCAGTATTCATACAACATGCTAATG AAACAAACGATATCTTCCTTCTTGCTGCCAAG GTGATCTCATTCACAATTTTGAGGTATAGGAAGTTGAAGACGgtttattttgaagaaaaagaaaagcatgatGCTCCCAGTATTTTGGGCAGTTgtaacttttctctcttgttagAGGCATGGGAGCCTGTGTCAATGGGATATAAGAGAAG GTGGTGGAACTGCATTTCCTTGCCCGATGATGTCGATTGCCATGACGAGGTTGCATTTAGGTTGCAAATAAAAAAGCTGGCATTTACG TCATTACAGCTCCTAAAGGCAGCTATATTTGACAAGGAATGTGAACCAT TATTTTCCCTTGAAATCTACGGTCACATTATCGGCATGTTTGAGCTAAATAACCT TGATTTGGTTGTAGAATCACCGGTAGAGAACTATTTCCTGTATATTGATGATCTTCCAGACTCAGAAAAG GAAAAAGCTGAAAAAGTTACAGAGTCTTTTCTGGATGCTCTTGGTGACGAGTATTCTGGTTGTTGTGAAGGTCAGTGGAAATTTGGATGA
- the LOC113688052 gene encoding uncharacterized protein isoform X2, translated as MFPHRQLPLLHRFYSSTTSSPTSFLPSFSSTQFLSTKNSPDSQENKETDDPFKSHPSFHHLSPIKSKSQLLQSYTITPPINPWPKDLSHKRLISLISRQHDLNLALQIFHHAGKYHPKFSHNYQTYQFIIQKLSRARAFQDMETLLDELKRAGISCAENLFIVVIRNYGIASKPKKALKIFLKMNEFSGVKRKNDVNAAIRILDEMPAMGVVPNVVSYTTILSGYVARGDLVGAKRVFHEIHDRGWFPDVMTYTILIDGHCKQGQLVDAIKVMDDMEENGVEPNDVTYGVMIEAFCKEKKSGEAVNLLNDMLDKRNVPSSALCCKLIDVLCVEGKVEEASELWKKLMIKNVTPDNAILSTLIFWLCKEGKIWEARKLFDEFEKGSVPSELTYNTLIAGMCERGELSEAARLWDDMVEKRLSPNAFTYNMLIKGFCNVGNASEGIRVLEEMLERGCSPNESTYSILVKGLHSSGCVSEIPRVLSMAACNGKEIEIVT; from the exons ATGTTCCCTCACCGGCAACTTCCACTCCTCCACCGCTTCTACTCCTCCACCACCAGTTCACCCACCTCTTTCCTCCCCTCATTCAGTTCCACTCAGTTTCTCTCCACCAAAAACTCCCCTGATAgtcaagaaaacaaagaaactgATGACCCCTTCAAGTCCCATCCATCATTTCACCACCTATCCCCCATCAAATCCAAGTCCCAACTCCTCCAGTCCTACACCATCACTCCCCCAATCAATCCCTGGCCAAAGGACCTCTCCCACAAGCGCCTAATCTCCCTTATCTCCCGTCAGCATGACCTTAACCTCGCCCTGCAAATTTTCCACCATGCCGGAAAATATCACCCCAAATTTTCGCATAATTACCAGACCTATCAGTTCATCATCCAGAAGCTCTCCCGCGCCCGTGCCTTTCAGGATATGGAGACCCTTTTGGATGAACTAAAAAGGGCTGGAATCAGTTGTGCTGAAAATCTATTCATTGTTGTGATCAGGAATTATGGGATTGCAAGTAAGCCCAAAAAAGCCCTTAAGATATTTCTGAAGATGAATGAGTTTTCGGGCGTTAAAAG GAAAAATGATGTTAATGCTGCTATTAGAATTTTAGATGAAATGCCAGCAATGGGTGTGGTGCCAAATGTGGTTAGTTATACAACTATTTTAAGTGGATACGTAGCGAGGGGTGATTTGGTTGGTGCCAAGAGAGTGTTTCATGAGATTCATGACCGTGGTTGGTTCCCTGATGTAATGACTTACACAATATTGATTGATGGGCATTGTAAGCAAGGGCAGTTAGTTGATGCTATTAAGGTAATGGATGATATGGAGGAGAATGGTGTTGAGCCAAATGATGTTACTTACGGGGTGATGATTGAAGCTTTTTGTAAAGAAAAGAAGTCTGGAGAGGCGGTTAATTTGCTTAATGATATGCTTGACAAGCGGAATGTGCCAAGCTCAGCTCTGTGTTGCAAATTAATTGATGTTCTGTGTGTGGAAGGAAAGGTTGAGGAGGCAAGTGAATTGTGGAAGAAGTTGATGATAAAGAATGTTACTCCGGATAATGCAATATTGAGCACACTTATATTTTGGCTATGTAAGGAGGGGAAGATATGGGAAGCTAGGAAGTTATTTGATGAATTTGAGAAAGGATCGGTTCCTAGTGAGTTGACATATAACACGCTTATTGCAGGAATGTGTGAGAGAGGGGAATTGTCTGAAGCTGCGAGGTTATGGGATGACATGGTGGAGAAGAGATTGAGTCCCAATGCTTTTACTTATAACATGTTAATTAAGGGATTTTGCAATGTTGGTAATGCAAGTGAAGGAATAAGAGTTCTGGAAGAGATGTTGGAAAGAGgatgttctcctaatgaatctACTTACTCTATCTTAGTCAAAGGTCTGCACAGTTCAGGATGTGTATCAGAAATTCCAAGAGTACTTTCCATGGCAGCTTGCAAtggaaaagaaattgaaattgtTACTTGA
- the LOC113688052 gene encoding uncharacterized protein isoform X1 yields MFPHRQLPLLHRFYSSTTSSPTSFLPSFSSTQFLSTKNSPDSQENKETDDPFKSHPSFHHLSPIKSKSQLLQSYTITPPINPWPKDLSHKRLISLISRQHDLNLALQIFHHAGKYHPKFSHNYQTYQFIIQKLSRARAFQDMETLLDELKRAGISCAENLFIVVIRNYGIASKPKKALKIFLKMNEFSGVKRSAKSFNTLLNALVQNKYYDLVYGLFKNCRKKFDIVPNVSTCNILIKALCRKNDVNAAIRILDEMPAMGVVPNVVSYTTILSGYVARGDLVGAKRVFHEIHDRGWFPDVMTYTILIDGHCKQGQLVDAIKVMDDMEENGVEPNDVTYGVMIEAFCKEKKSGEAVNLLNDMLDKRNVPSSALCCKLIDVLCVEGKVEEASELWKKLMIKNVTPDNAILSTLIFWLCKEGKIWEARKLFDEFEKGSVPSELTYNTLIAGMCERGELSEAARLWDDMVEKRLSPNAFTYNMLIKGFCNVGNASEGIRVLEEMLERGCSPNESTYSILVKGLHSSGCVSEIPRVLSMAACNGKEIEIVT; encoded by the coding sequence ATGTTCCCTCACCGGCAACTTCCACTCCTCCACCGCTTCTACTCCTCCACCACCAGTTCACCCACCTCTTTCCTCCCCTCATTCAGTTCCACTCAGTTTCTCTCCACCAAAAACTCCCCTGATAgtcaagaaaacaaagaaactgATGACCCCTTCAAGTCCCATCCATCATTTCACCACCTATCCCCCATCAAATCCAAGTCCCAACTCCTCCAGTCCTACACCATCACTCCCCCAATCAATCCCTGGCCAAAGGACCTCTCCCACAAGCGCCTAATCTCCCTTATCTCCCGTCAGCATGACCTTAACCTCGCCCTGCAAATTTTCCACCATGCCGGAAAATATCACCCCAAATTTTCGCATAATTACCAGACCTATCAGTTCATCATCCAGAAGCTCTCCCGCGCCCGTGCCTTTCAGGATATGGAGACCCTTTTGGATGAACTAAAAAGGGCTGGAATCAGTTGTGCTGAAAATCTATTCATTGTTGTGATCAGGAATTATGGGATTGCAAGTAAGCCCAAAAAAGCCCTTAAGATATTTCTGAAGATGAATGAGTTTTCGGGCGTTAAAAGGTCGGCGAAATCGTTTAATACTCTGTTGAATGCTTTGGTTCAGAATAAATATTATGATTTGGTGTATGGTTTGTTTAAGAATTGTCGAAAGAAGTTTGATATTGTGCCTAATGTTTCTACTTGCAATATTTTGATAAAGGCTTTGTGTAGGAAAAATGATGTTAATGCTGCTATTAGAATTTTAGATGAAATGCCAGCAATGGGTGTGGTGCCAAATGTGGTTAGTTATACAACTATTTTAAGTGGATACGTAGCGAGGGGTGATTTGGTTGGTGCCAAGAGAGTGTTTCATGAGATTCATGACCGTGGTTGGTTCCCTGATGTAATGACTTACACAATATTGATTGATGGGCATTGTAAGCAAGGGCAGTTAGTTGATGCTATTAAGGTAATGGATGATATGGAGGAGAATGGTGTTGAGCCAAATGATGTTACTTACGGGGTGATGATTGAAGCTTTTTGTAAAGAAAAGAAGTCTGGAGAGGCGGTTAATTTGCTTAATGATATGCTTGACAAGCGGAATGTGCCAAGCTCAGCTCTGTGTTGCAAATTAATTGATGTTCTGTGTGTGGAAGGAAAGGTTGAGGAGGCAAGTGAATTGTGGAAGAAGTTGATGATAAAGAATGTTACTCCGGATAATGCAATATTGAGCACACTTATATTTTGGCTATGTAAGGAGGGGAAGATATGGGAAGCTAGGAAGTTATTTGATGAATTTGAGAAAGGATCGGTTCCTAGTGAGTTGACATATAACACGCTTATTGCAGGAATGTGTGAGAGAGGGGAATTGTCTGAAGCTGCGAGGTTATGGGATGACATGGTGGAGAAGAGATTGAGTCCCAATGCTTTTACTTATAACATGTTAATTAAGGGATTTTGCAATGTTGGTAATGCAAGTGAAGGAATAAGAGTTCTGGAAGAGATGTTGGAAAGAGgatgttctcctaatgaatctACTTACTCTATCTTAGTCAAAGGTCTGCACAGTTCAGGATGTGTATCAGAAATTCCAAGAGTACTTTCCATGGCAGCTTGCAAtggaaaagaaattgaaattgtTACTTGA